AAACTGTGTCTGGACTCTTGACCCAgggaaactgtgagaaaataaatgcaggTTGTTTTAAACCCCAAAGTTTGTGGCAGTTTTTTACACAGCCATAGAAAATATTCCaatgtctttctccttttttaattcttttattgctGTTTCAGTAGCATTCTGGAAGGGAGCTGAGCTGAATGTGTAGTCAGTGGGTTAGACAAACATGATATATGGTATGTGATCCAACACACTTTTAAAACACCCTAATTTCAATTAAACAGGCAAATAAAAATTCTAGCtacttgttatggactgaatagtGTCCCTGCAAAATTCATATGTCGAAGCTCTAACCGCCAATGTgattatttggagacagggtcagtagggaagtaattaaggtgaaatgagctgataagggtggggccctaatctgataggatcggtgtccttataagaagaggaggagacaccagagagctctaTTTGAATGTGTATGGAgaagaggccatgtgaggacacagacaaGACAGAAGAGCAGTCTCACTAGAAAACAAGCCCAACGGCAGCTTCAACTTGGACTTCCTGgactccagaaccatgagaaaataaatttctgttgtctaaacCACAGGCCTCTGATGTTCCATTATGGCTGTCTGAGCTGACTAATATACTCCTACAGATAGCAGTAAATGTGGACTTGGCTTACTTTTGTAATCACAGGCTGCTGTGACTTAGGACATCAGGGCTACTCGTAAAATAGTAGCTAGATGATGCCTGAACTCCTTTGCAGACCAAGTAGTCTAGGATTCTAATTACAATTAAATTAGCAGTTCCAATCCTGCTAGGCTGACTTATATAACCCTCTTCTTATTGTAATTCAACTTCCATAACTACTACCCTGGCATAGCCATTTGCCATCCATGTTGCCCTGCTCACatctcacctctctgtgccttagtttcagcagctgtaaaacagggataatattaTTCCCCCTTCACAAGCTTATTGTGAAGATTACGTGAGTTAATAGATGCACagcacttagaataatgcctgacacatagtgagCACCCTCTACATGTAGCTGCTTCTTTTATGACTtcttaccaccaccaccatcatcatcatcactgcaATTGTTATTGAAAGAAATCAACACTTGCTTTAAAAATGCCACAGCAGATTTTTAGGAGACTCTGGAAGCAAGGATGAATCAAAGGGCTTAGTTCTTCTGGGCACTGTGGTCAGGACTGAAACTCAGGTGAGCCCAAAGTGATGGCAGTATGGAAGGGAAATGTTGCTTCCTACAGTGCCTTCACCTGCTGCTCTCTATCTCATCCAGAAGTAGCATTGGCCACACATGTAAATGACTTCCAAAAGTGCCAACAGTGTATTATGAAAGAAAAGCAGGTGTTTTAAGGTCTCTCTGGATGCTGACGACCAAATTCTCCCTCAATTTTCCTCTTACATAGAGAGAATTCTGGGAGTGATGAATCTCGTATCTAACCTCATAAGGCTTGCTTAGGATTGCAGGTAATTTTCAAGGCTGTTACGAGGCTGTAGAAATGGACTAGGAACCAAAAGTCCTAAAAGCGCCCTTTACTGGCTTCACTTTGGGAAGTCACTTCACCTGTCCAAGCCTCTATTTCATCATGTCTGCACTAGGTCTGCCTGGACACCTCACGTCATTGGATGGGGGACCAGATGAAAGTGCCTtgtaaactgaaaaataatgcattttatatatatatatatattatatatatttatatattatatatatatatatataaatactgctTTATACTTCCTAAGTAACGGCTATGAAGCTATCTGAAATGGACACTTCTATTTTGTTTCTGATTAACTTTCAAAGTTCAGTGACtgtacctaaaaaacaaaaacaagcataaAATCCAACTGGAAGTTTTTGGAGGAAAACGCCTTTTCTCTAGGAAATTTCACCAGTGACTTTTTTTATAAGAGAGTGAACATGGTCCGTCAATGCATCCAAAGTGATTTCATGACATTTCCTTACTCCAATTCAGGTGATTAGAAATGTCACATGAATAATGCGATTTTATGAAAAAGGAAACCATAGTTTGTGGTAGTGAGAGGCTAGTACAACTGACATAATTTCCGACAAAAACTTAACCTTCTACGTTTATGAAGCAATTCCTTTGAATCAAACCCCATGGAAGTAAATCTCTCCATTTAATTGAAGATAAAGATGGCTGTCATGAAACTGCTGAGAGTTTCTTATTATATTCTCAGACTCCGAAATCAGAAAAATCCATTGAATATTGAGCATGATTTCTTCACTGACATTGAGCTCTAATGTCAATTTGCTCCAAAAAATTTTCCTTGATTTTAGGGTTCCCTGTCTTATTCAGTTGATGAAAACTGAGTTAGCGTGATATCGTTTGAGGACTCTCCAGTATAAGAAAGTACATAGTTgcctgaaagaggaaaaagaggataAGAATTATTGCTACTATGTTGGAATCGAGCATaagaccaaaatgaaaataagcctATGCAATTCCTTACAATTCTGGACAGTGTTAGGAAGAGGTTAGGGTGTACAGCATCTTATTAATGCCATGGAAGCTTACATTTGTCAGATAGCTCTCATCTGAGAAGAGAAGCACTGTATTTTCAGACGTTGGGGAATGAGATTGGTTTGAGATCACTGAATGTTACTGCTGGAAGGAAGCTTAGTGatctcttagtttttctttttactgatgaggaacAAAGGTCCAAAAAGGTAAAGAGATTTATTAAAAGCCCTCAGGCTGGTGGCAGTGATAACAGGACCCAAAGCGTCTGGATGAGCCCATTGAGCATTTGGGGAGGGAAATATGCTTTTTCAAGTTCCGACACTTGAACTTTATCTGAGATCCAAAGAATTTTGATTGCCCATGATGGATTCATGTTCTTTCTTCCTACCCCTTAGAACCTTTGGTTTGTCGTAACTCACGTTTGTGTTGGAATGGGTTGAAAGTCTTTTTGAATCTGGGTTTGAGAGATGAATCTGATGAGTTTTACTGAAACTCAAGTCACTTAGGCACCAAAGTATTCTTTTAGGTGCCTGCTTTTTCACTCAAACTCCCTCAGAAGGTTACAAATACTCAATGTTTCTTCTGCCAAATGTGCATTTACTTTAAAGCAAATGAGCCACCTACCCAGAAAACAAAATCTCATTTTTGTCACCTAATTTGAAAGTGAAACTGGAGAAGGGGTACAAATCCAGAAGATGCAAAGCCCTCACTGACCACTGCTGCCTTCTGAAAAAGGTCAacaatttacattaaaaacagggagatagggcttccctggtggcgcagtggttgagaatctgcctgccgatgcaggggacacgggttcgtgccccggtccgggaagatcccacatgccgcggagcggctgggcccgtgagccatggccgctgagcctgtgcgtccggagcctgtgctccgcaacgggagaggctacaacagtgagaggcctgcatactgcaaaaaaataataaaaataaaaaaaataaaaacagggagaTAAACCACTGTCAGGCGTCTTTACTTTTGGTTTTGgtgtattttccttttcagtgtttttctctctttggcCTTCCAGTGAGAAAAATTCTGACTTCCTGCTTTGTAGGGTGGGGAGTGTCCTGTCTTGCTTTACTAACTAAAGGTTTGACTTTAATGCAGTCACACATGCTGTaactccctccttttcttttttttttttttttttttttttttgtttttttttttttgtttttgcggtacgcgggcctctcaccgccgtggcctctcccattgcagagcacaggctccagacgcgcaggcccagcggccatggctcacgggcccagccgctccgcggcatgcgggatcctcccggaccggggcacgaacccgcgtcccccgcatcggcaggcggactcccaaccactgtgccaccagagaagccccctcctTTTCTTAAGAGTAGAGAATGATTCATTAGTTTCACAttttctggttcaagggattttaGTTCTTCAAGAcataaaatcaaaatcacagaaTATTAGAATTTCTGCTTTGAGTAACTAGTCTAACACTTAATTTTTACATCTTGAGAACATTGAAACCAAAAGGTACTAAGTGACtttcccgaggtcacacagccaattgGTCACTGAGTCAGAAATACAGTCAGGTCTGCCAGCTCCTGGGGTCACAGCTTCCTAACCCACAGCCCTCTCCTATGAAATGCAGACccaggaaaattattttataaaaatgccaGAGGCTAATTTCctcactgtttttttaatttcaaaacgtTATATTATCCTTTGTTAAGAATCTCTAAATATCCATGTAGTTTTTCATGCACTTAAATCGGCTGATTTTTATCACACACAGAAATTTCTGCTTTAGAAACCCTTTCTGAAAGGCCCTCCGTGTCTTGCTAAAAGACGAAAGTCTGAGTTAACGTCAAAAATACAAAACCGAGAGGCAAGTACTTTTGCTCCTAACTATACTGTTCCTTAAGTGGATTGCACTTTTGTGGcaaagaatgaaaacaagaatcctttgtttccatacaaacttgtCAGTTTGTAGACTGAAGAGCTAAAATTGCAAGTGACAAAGTCAGGTACACCAGCATAAGGGAAAATTCATAAAGATCATTTTACATATTAGAAATTAATGAAGGCTTCCCCGTCTGATTTTCTGGAGAAGGAAAAGTGGTCTGCAGGAGATCTAGACAGGCAGGTAGAGAAAAGGACCCTACTGATTCTAGATATTGGGAGACAAGTCAGACTATAATAAGCAACACCGTTGAAACGTACTTGCTCACAAGAGCACCACAGACCCCCATGCCTGAGCATCCTTGAAGCTTTCCACACCCttgcatccattcatccattcactcattcattcaacggCTCTTTAATGAGTATTGACCACGTGCTGGACATCATGCCAGATACCAGGAATATAACGTGACAGAAACTCAAGGGGTTTACACAAAAGTGGGCTTGCCGCGGGACTGTGTAAAAAAGTGCAAAACTGGAACTTCACGAATTGCCTCCACGGCTGCAGGAGATGATTACCTTTGATGCTTGGTTCCAAAAGCTTAAAGGAGACAACTTGTTGAGTAGCAGCTGTTGCAGCTACAGggcaaaaaagaaatagtgaGGAGCTACACATAGGCAATCGTACAGAGGCAAATCAAGAGCAAAAcaacagaagggcttccctggtggcgcagtggttgagagtccgcctgccgatgcagcagacacgggttcgtaccccggtttgggaagaccccacatgtcgcggagcggctgggcccgtgagccatgaccgctgagcctgcatgtccggagcctgtgctccgtggcgggagaggcccgcgtaccacaaaaaaaattaaaaaaagaacaaaactgaagagTGTAATTGTTATTTAGTAGTAGTATTTCCCGGAAGCATTTAATAGACGATAAGCATGTGGGTCTGATgaaaggatttcttttcttttctttcttttctttacctgtaaacAAATCTAGAATGAAACAAAGAGCAACAGTCCCCAAAACCATAATAATTCAGATTCTAGACATTAGTAATTGGCAATAATGGCTAAATCGAAGTTTGAAGTGAAGAGTGTCCTCATCAAGTGAATGGTGCAAACAACAAGATTATTTGGTCCAATCAAGAAGGAGGCAAATTGCTTCTTTGTAAACAGGGGTTTGGAGGCATGGGCAACAATtatgataattataaaatatccTTATCTTATTAAAACAGAGGCTACATCTTTTAGCTTATTGTCTTTACCTCTCTGCAGAATTGCTCAAAGcttggaaaaataatgaaagaagtggaagtatttttctcttatcttttacTTACATTGGTCATCCTTCATTAGGAATTCTATTTAATGTTAGAGGCGATGTAATATTTActacataaaattctagaaacatacaaataGATAGGCCTTTCAGCATATtctaagtgaatgaataaattacgTAAAGGAGCAAAAAAGAAATTCACCCCTAAGGAAAGTTTTTCTGCTGGTTAATTATGCCaaatcataatttaaaagtaaaaacaagtttcccctttttttctacAATGTTCACATTATACGTTGTGGTTAGTTCTCTACAGCTCTATTTTCAGCAATGAGTGTTTAGTTTCTTTGTCTCCTGACGGAACCTGCCTTTTGtgaaattatagaattttattatGCAGGTACCCATGGTCTAACTTCTTATATATGAATAAGGGCCCTAGAACTGAAGGGGAGGGACTAGGTGCCTGGgttaaaggagaaagagagaaatgaatacACATACCTTACTATCCAAGAGCATTCCAAAACATAAGATGAAAAagcccttaaaaaaaagaataaggcacatgtattatcttttccttttccagtaAAGAAAGCATTTATATGTATTACTATTCTATTATATCCCCCAACATTGAAATTATTTCCTTGTCTGTCCCCCTGTTGACTGTGGGTCCTTGAAGGTAAGGATACTGTGTAAACTCCACGATGCCTGGATTAACACAAAGtacacaaacattttttttttggttgaacaTATAATTAAATTATTGTGTGAATAAAGTCTGAAACACACGTGGAGCACCATTTTCCCCTTTGTGTTATCCTAAACCCAAAACAAAGAACTTCCATTTGCTTCTATGTCTTAGTCTTTCTTTAGGCATTAAACAAACATTAACTAAGCGTCTATGATGTCAGCAGTCACTGAAGTCCGACCCCAAGGCCAAGTAGAGGAAGTTGACTGTATCAGCATCCTTTCCATCAGGTCCATCCAGCCCTTGGGTAACCCTTGGCAGAGCCTTTCTTGGACCTTGAAATTCTCCTCCCAGGCAGAGGACCCTCAGTTGGTGCCTGTTCAGACAGCGTGTCACCAAGGGCCCTGGACAGCATTTCCCTAAACCTGCCACCATTAGGTGTGTGCTCTCCGTGATTGCCCTCTGTGCCACCACCTAAGTGTAGCCTGGTTTGTTGCAGTAGGTGGAGAACCAACTGGATTCAGGAGATAcctactgagcacttactctgtgccaggcactgcactaagtgctaaatgatctcatttaatcttcacatttaCTCTAAGATACAGGTAATACTATTATcagataattaatattaataatattaattaatattaataatattatcagGTACTTAATATTAcaggtaattaattaattaatgagagAATTAAGgtatagagaaattaaataattgagAGAATTAAGgtatagagaaattaaataatttgttagCAGTCACACAGTTGGATAGCATGACTCATTTGAGCCCAGAGCTATTTAACTCCAGAGCTCAAACGTTTAACCACCACTACCCTCAGTCGTTGTCCAGAGGAGACccagcaaatatttcttgaaccaGGACTGAAGGCTCTCTTCCAGATTCACCAAAACCTAAGGATTGCTTTGCCCACCTACTCTCTGAATACTCTCTGATCACGGCATGTAAAACCCATCCTTGGCAGCAGagtttggcaaactttttctgtaaagagccagagagtaaatatttcaggttttgCAGGTCATCCAGTCTCTTACAACTGCTCAGTTCTGCCTGTGTAAGGAAAACAGCCACAGGCCCTATGTagatgaatgggcatggctgcgttccaataaaactttatttacaaagacagTGCTGCCTACAACTGGCCAGGCCCTGCTTTATGGCACATTAGGGACTTCCTCTGCACCATTCAGACTCAAAAAGCACTCTGGGTTTATTTCCCTTTCCCTGTGTGCTTTAACAGACGTCAGCACAAGACAAAGAGGACTGGGTCAACGGCAAGAGAGATCAGTGTTAGCTATGTGAACTCTAACAGATTTAAAACCCTGGAACGGATTACTGAAGAAGCCCAAAATTCTGCTTCGGTGTGAGAATCACTGTTGGGAAGACtggatcttattttattttatttttttctattcactgTTGCCAGGCAATTTGGGTTATAATAGTCCTGCTAGAGGCAGGGAAATGAGATCGATCGCCCCCAGAGTGGTTTTCCCATCCTCAATTCTCTATAATTATTCCAATTACCCGATGATGTAATAGGTTGTTCTCACCGCTCTCACCTGGGATGCATTGAGTGATGCGAAGATAACGTGCCAGGCCACATTCCGGCTGTCAACCATTGTTCCTATGCCAAACCCCCAGGTGAGCCCTAGAAGGGGGGTCAGAACGAGAAGGCTCCTCCCCACGCGGACGACAGTGGCCTTGCTGTCCTGAGCCAGCCTTTCTCCAACAGCGGGCCTCCAGAGCTTCGTGAGAACTAACAGGACCACCACCAGATTCACAGCCACAATAGTCAGGGCGGGACCCGCAAAGGCCAGGAGAGGTTTGCTCCCATCGGACCAGTTAAGCCAACACACATCTTTCCTTTCATAGCCATTGCTGGGTTGTGTGACCGCAATGGTGACGATGGATATAATGAGAGGACACCCATAGCCCAGGCAGAACCCGACAGCCACCAACAAAGGCGTGGTCATGTGGTGGAACACCAAGATAACCCGATAAGCCAGCAGGAAGCCGAGCAGAAGCATCCAGAAGAACAAGGAGAGGTAGAAAAAGTGTGTAAAGAACACTGCAGCTGTGCAGAGTCCAGACGGGTTCGCCGTGGTGTGCACGGAGGCAGCGACAATAAACCAGATGTCTGCGATCAGGAGGCACAGGGCTATGTTCACCATGCAAATGTGACGCGTGTGCGAGGTTTGGCTTCTGTTGACCTGCTTCCAAAACAGAGCTTCGATGGTCAGGCATAAGACGAGACTTCCGATGGAGACCCCCAGTCCCACAAAGGTGATCCATTTCACAACGGGAACAATGGCAGGGGGGACAGAGGGTGACATCAGCACGGAGAAGGAGGTCAGGTGAGTACAGCGGCACGTCACCGAGTCTGGAGTTTCATTCACTAGGTGGCAGCCATTATCGTTCCACTGCGAATGGTTGAAATCCCAAAACACACAATGAGGCTGGCTCAGATTTGATTCTATCTTGGAAAAAGTCAGGAAAATTTCATTGATGGAATAGTTTGGGATAACCATGGATATCATGGGCCCATTGACCTGAGCATTTCCATTTTTGGTAGCAGGTAGAATGTTCCCCAGGGTCAAGGAGGTCATGCTGATGATAGTTTCTGGAAGGGGCTCCTGGAACTGGTCTGACCTAATTAATACATGGCCTCTGATGGGAATGGAGGGGTTTTTTAGGAACATTTCAGTCTGATAGTTGTAACCCAAATTGCTTTGATTTGAGGATGCTGGAATCCCTTTCCAGTTAATGAATTCTCGAGAAAATTCCAGAGGCAGAGCTGTCGAAGGGACCAGAACACTGATG
The DNA window shown above is from Phocoena phocoena chromosome 10, mPhoPho1.1, whole genome shotgun sequence and carries:
- the ADGRF1 gene encoding LOW QUALITY PROTEIN: adhesion G-protein coupled receptor F1 (The sequence of the model RefSeq protein was modified relative to this genomic sequence to represent the inferred CDS: substituted 1 base at 1 genomic stop codon), with the protein product MKFKVHPGSKSQTVTPAVLVLSRSRRGQGKMRVPAPWLFSFFMITEGWNGFLGSDDGIKTKQELILNQKKPLGPIQEYELLLQVAYRDSKEKRDVKNFLKLLEPCPVLGPVKIIRAKATTYCGIQNGVLRCACDDGYSWFPPSCLDPQKCYLHTEGSLQSCDCHLNNLTQSVHFCERTKVWGTFKINERFTKDLLDSSSAIYSKYTTGIEIQLKEAYKSIQGFESVQVTQFRNGSIIAGYEVVGSSSTSELLSGIGQVAKEAKTCLHRLFPLEDNSFSVFGKAQCNSIVFGFGSKNDEYTIPCSSGYSGSITARCQPSGWHVLRETCVLSELEELKKNFSVIASNATEATVSSLVQNLSMVIQQNPSTTAGDLASVVSILGNISSLSLERHFSVSSSTMENVISISDHILNSTSVTNWTVLLQKEKNAGSQVLASLENISVLVPSTALPLEFSREFINWKGIPASSNQSNLGYNYQTEMFLKNPSIPIRGHVLIRSDQFQEPLPETIISMTSLTLGNILPATKNGNAQVNGPMISMVIPNYSINEIFLTFSKIESNLSQPHCVFWDFNHSQWNDNGCHLVNETPDSVTCRCTHLTSFSVLMSPSVPPAIVPVVKWITFVGLGVSIGSLVLCLTIEALFWKQVNRSQTSHTRHICMVNIALCLLIADIWFIVAASVHTTANPSGLCTAAVFFTHFFYLSLFFWMLLLGFLLAYRVILVFHHMTTPLLVAVGFCLGYGCPLIISIVTIAVTQPSNGYERKDVCWLNWSDGSKPLLAFAGPALTIVAVNLVVVLLVLTKLWRPAVGERLAQDSKATVVRVGRSLLVLTPLLGLTWGFGIGTMVDSRNVAWHVIFASLNASQGFFILCFGMLLDSKLQQLLLNKLSPLSFWNQASKXNSSDSSLKPRFKKTFNPFQHKRNYVLSYTGESSNDITLTQFSSTE